Proteins co-encoded in one Pseudophryne corroboree isolate aPseCor3 chromosome 1, aPseCor3.hap2, whole genome shotgun sequence genomic window:
- the LOC134922429 gene encoding serine/threonine-protein kinase D1-like, translated as MSAPPVIRPPSPAGLGLSLQVWIDLSREPVLLPEPGELSLGAVREMACSIVDQKFPECRFYGMYDKILLFRHGPTSENILQLVKSEADIQEGDLIEVVLSASATFEDFQIRPHTLYVHSYRALAFCDHCGEMLWGLVMQGLKCEGCGLNYHKRCAFKIPNNCSGVRKRRLSNVSLTGLSSIRTVSAEPVSCSLEEPLMQKSPSESFVREKRSSSQPYPGRPIQLDKILLTKVKVPHTFVIHSYTRPTVCQYCKKLLKGLFRQGLQCKDCKFNCHKRCATKVPHNCLGEVAINGDLLSPGAESDVVMEEGSDNESDPSSRLMEDIDEPLTPDSDCIMTRYRSENGDMQDTDQDQDTSDRMISPSASNNIPLMRVVQSVKHTKRQSSSVMKEGWMVRYTSKDTLRKRHYWRLDSKCITLFQNDTGSKYYKEIPLSEILCLEPAKNLTLLPPGANPHCFEITTANIVYYVGESLPLQIAPEIGNNGIVNSGVGLDVACMWEVAIQHALMPVNPKGANGGSSQHRDVSVSISVSNCQIQDNVDISSVYQIFPDEVLGSGQFGIVYGGKHRKTGRDVAIKIIDKLRFPTKQESQLRNEVAILQNLHHRGVVNLECMFETPERVFVVMEKLHGDMLEMILSSEKGRLPKRITKFLVTQILVALRHLHFKNIVHCDLKPENVLLASADPFPQVKLCDFGFARIIGEKSFRRSVVGTPAYLAPEVLRNRGYNRSLDMWSVGVIIYVSLSGTFPFNEDEDIHDHIQNAAFMYPPNPWRETSPDVIDLINSLLQVKMRKRYSVDKTLNHPWLQDYQTWLDLRELECKIGERYITHESDDPRWEMYAGDHFPQYPPHLLSPPSIEPEDAEMRALGERISIL; from the coding sequence ATGAGTGCCCCCCCGGTGATCCGGCCGCCCAGCCCCGCGGGCCTCGGCCTCTCTCTACAAGTCTGGATCGACCTGAGCCGGGAGCCCGTCCTACTGCCCGAGCCCGGGGAGCTGAGCCTGGGGGCCGTGCGAGAGATGGCCTGCTCCATCGTGGACCAGAAGTTTCCAGAATGCAGATTCTATGGGATGTACGACAAGATCCTCTTGTTCCGTCATGGCCCAACATCAGAAAACATCCTGCAGCTGGTGAAATCTGAGGCAGACATTCAGGAGGGAGATCTCATTGAAGTGGTGCTGTCAGCCTCTGCAACTTTCGAAGATTTCCAGATACGCCCACACACACTGTATGTCCATTCGTACCGTGCTCTAGCTTTCTGCGACCACTGCGGAGAGATGCTGTGGGGTCTGGTGATGCAGGGCCTCAAATGTGAGGGGTGTGGCCTCAACTACCACAAGCGATGTGCATTCAAGATTCCGAACAACTGCAGTGGGGTCCGGAAGCGAAGACTGTCAAATGTGTCACTGACTGGATTATCCAGCATACGCACCGTGTCTGCAGAACCTGTCTCCTGCTCCTTAGAAGAGCCATTGATGCAAAAGTCTCCATCCGAGTCCTTTGTGCGAGAGAAGAGGTCCAGCTCCCAGCCTTACCCTGGTCGCCCCATACAGCTTGACAAGATTCTCCTCACCAAGGTCAAAGTGCCTCACACGTTTGTCATTCACTCCTACACCCGGCCAACAGTGTGCCAGTACTGCAAAAAGCTGCTAAAGGGTCTTTTCCGACAAGGGCTGCAATGCAAGGACTGCAAATTCAACTGTCACAAGCGTTGTGCAACTAAAGTGCCTCACAACTGCCTCGGGGAGGTAGCCATCAACGGAGACTTGCTGAGCCCTGGAGCCGAGTCAGATGTGGTGATGGAGGAGGGAAGCGACAATGAGAGTGATCCAAGCAGCCGGCTGATGGAAGACATCGATGAACCCCTAActcctgactctgattgcatcatgaCTCGTTACCGGAGTGAGAATGGTGACATGCAGGACACAGACCAAGATCAGGACACATCAGATCGTATGATCAGCCCCTCAGCCAGTAATAACATTCCCTTGATGAGAGTGGTTCAGTCTGTCAAGCATACAAAGCGGCAAAGCAGCAGTGTAATGAAGGAAGGTTGGATGGTGCGTTATACTAGCAAAGACACCTTGAGAAAGAGGCATTACTGGAGACTGGACAGCAAGTGTATAACCTTATTTCAGAATGATACTGGAAGCAAATACTATAAGGAAATCCCTCTTTCTGAGATCCTATGCCTGGAACCTGCTAAAAACCTGACCCTGCTCCCCCCTGGTGCTAATCCTCACTGTTTTGAGATCACGACTGCCAATATTGTCTATTATGTGGGGGAAAGCCTGCCCCTCCAGATAGCACCTGAGATTGGAAATAACGGTATTGTGAACAGCGGAGTGGGTCTGGATGTGGCCTGTATGTGGGAAGTAGCCATACAGCATGCCCTGATGCCCGTGAATCCCAAGGGAGCAAATGGAGGGAGCAGCCAGCACAGGGACGTATCCGTCAGTATTTCTGTATCCAATTGCCAGATTCAGGATAATGTGGACATTAGCTCTGTGTATCAGATTTTCCCAGACGAGGTTCTTGGTTCGGGACAATTTGGAATTGTATATGGAGGGAAGCACCGGAAGACTGGGCGAGATGTGGCTATAAAAATAATTGATAAGTTGCGTTTTCCTACCAAGCAGGAGAGCCAGCTGCGGAACGAGGTTGCCATCTTACAGAACCTGCATCACCGTGGAGTGGTGAACCTGGAGTGCATGTTCGAGACTCCGGAACGAGTGTTTGTGGTGATGGAGAAGTTACATGGGGACATGCTGGAGATGATCTTGTCCAGTGAGAAGGGAAGGTTACCAAAGCGCATCACCAAATTCCTTGTCACACAGATCTTGGTAGCACTGCGTCACCTTCACTTCAAAAATATTGTCCACTGTGACCTGAAACCAGAAAATGTGCTGCTTGCATCAGCGGATCCCTTTCCTCAGGTGAAGCTGTGCGATTTTGGCTTTGCACGTATCATTGGCGAGAAATCATTTCGCCGCTCAGTAGTTGGGACTCCAGCCTACTTGGCCCCAGAAGTGTTGAGGAATCGTGGCTACAACCGATCTCTGGACATGTGGTCTGTGGGCGTGATCATCTATGTCAGTTTGAGTGGAACATTCCCTTTCAATGAGGATGAGGACATTCATGACCACATCCAGAATGCAGCCTTTATGTACCCACCGAACCCTTGGAGAGAGACCTCACCTGATGTCATTGACCTCATCAACAGCCTCCTGCAAGTGAAGATGAGGAAACGCTACAGCGTGGACAAAACCCTCAACCACCCCTGGTTACAGGATTACCAGACCTGGTTGGATCTCCGCGAGCTGGAGTGCAAGATAGGGGAACGCTACATTACCCATGAAAGCGATGATCCCCGCTGGGAGATGTATGCGGGGGATCACTTTCCCCAGTACCCTCCGCATCTCTTGTCCCCGCCATCCATAGAACCTGAAGACGCAGAAATGAGGGCTCTGGGAGAAAGAATCAGCATTCTCTGA